The DNA sequence ACCGGCCTGCCGCTGACCGAGGCGCGCGACCACTTCGAGGCGCAGGCCACGCAGGACGGCGTGGTGGAGATCTCCGGGCAGCTGCGGGCCACCGCCGTGGGGCTCTACAAGGTCGCGAACGACCTGCGGTGGCTCGGCTCCGGTCCCCGCACCGGCCTGGGCGAGCTGGCGCTGCCGGACCTCCAGCCGGGCTCGTCGATCATGCCGGGCAAGGTGAACCCGGTGATCTCCGAGGCCACGATGATGGTGGTGGCGCAGGTGATCGGCAACGACGCGGCGGTGGCGTTCGCCGGGTCGCAGGGCAACTTCCAGCTCAACGTGATGCTGCCCGTGATCGCCCGCAACGTCCTGGAGTCGGCCCGCCTGCTGGCCGCCGTCGCCCGCCTGCTCGCCGACAAGGTGCTGACCGGCGCCGAGCCGCAGATCGACCGGATGCGCGAGTACGCCGAGTCGTCGCCGTCCATCGTCACCCCCCTCAACCGCTACCTGGGCTACGAGGAAGCCGCCTCCATCGCCAAGCAGTCCCTGAAGGAGCGCAAGACCATCCGCGAGGTCGTCCTCGAACGCGGCCACGTCCCCGGCAAGCTCTCCGAAGCCGACCTGGACGCCGCCCTCGACGTCCTCCGCATGGCCAACCCCCACCCGTGAGTCGAACCCCCAGGCCCCGAGTGTCGAACCCCCAGGCCCCGTGAGTCCTACGTTCAGGACCCCTGAATTCAACGCTCGGAACGCGCGACCTGGACTTCCGGCTCGACCAAGGGCGGGCGGTCGACCCCGGCCGCCCGCCCCCGCAGCCCGACCACGCACCCCACCGCCACCGCGACCGCCCCGGCCGCCGCCACCGCCGTCAACGCCTGCGCACCGAGCACCACCGACGCGACCAGCCCGGCCACCGGCATCAGCCCGATCAGCACCCCCGCCCGGTCCGCGCCCAACCGCGCCACCGCGAAGTACCAGAGCCCGAACGCCACGGCCGTCACGACGACCCCCAGCACGACCAGCGCCACGCCCTCGGACGCCGTCGGCACCTGCCACCCGCCGACCGCCGTCCCCACCACCGCACCGGCCGCGGCCGCGAGCAGGCAGCACCACGTCGCCACCGCCACCCCGCCCAACCGCCGCACCACACCCACCGCGAACAGCGTGAACGACGCCTCACCCGCCATCGTCAACACCGCCAGCAGCAACCCCGGCCCGTGCCACGACCCACCGCCGGACAGCACCACCACCCCGCCGACCACGGCCACCGCACCGACCACCGCCGCACCGGACGGCCTCCGCCCCGCCAGCAACGGCGCCACCAGCGCCAGCACCAGCGGGCTGGCCCCGAGCACGGCCGCCACGAACCCCGGCTCGGCGTACCGCTGCGCGTACAGCACGCACGCGTTGAACCCGAGCATCCCGGTCGCCACCAGCCCGACCAACGCGGGCCAGTCCCTCAGCCGCGGCACCGGCAGCCGCCCACCCCGCAGCCAGACCCACCCCAGCAACGCCACCCCACCCAGCGCGTACCGCATCGCCTGGCCCGTGAGCAGCGGATACCCCTGGAGCAAGCCGGTCACCGGCACGGACGCGCCCACGATCACCGACGACATCGCACCCGCCGCGATCGCCGTTCTGCCGTATCCCATGCCCGGAACTCTCCGCGACCAGTGGTCCACGATTAAGCTCCACTTCGATGCCCGCCAACTGGACCACTTTCCGCGAACTCCTCCTCCCCGCCCCGAACGGCAGGCGCGGGGTGGAGTCCGAGCTGCGCCGCGCCGTGCGGGACGGGCGGCTCGCGCCGGGCACCCGCCTGCCGTCCAGCCGCGACCTGGCCGCCCAGCTCGGCGTCGCCCGCGGCACGGTCACGTCCGCGTACGCGCAGCTCATCGGCGAGGGCTACCTGACCGCGCGACGCGGCTCCGGCACCACCGTGGCGGCCGCCTGCACGTGGCCGGGCGCGACCGACACCTCGACCACCGAACCGCCGCCGAAGTTCCGCTACGACCTCAAGCCCGGCGTGCCCGCGCTGAGCGCGTTCCCCCGCGACGAGTGGTTGCAGGCGCAGAAGACGGCGCTGGCGGACCTGGCCACCGACGACCTCGGCTACCCCGACCCGGCCGGTTTCGGCCCGTTGCGCCGGGAGCTGGCGGACTACCTGGGACGGGTGCGCGCCGTGGCCGCGCGACCGTCCGAAGTGGTCGTGACGAACGGTGCGGCGGAAGGGCTTTCACTGCTGGCGCGCGTTCTGCTGGCGACCGGGCACCGCAGCGTCGCCATCGAGGAGCCGAGCCACTTCGGCCCCGCGGAGATCTTCGCCCTGCACGGCTTGGAGGTTCGCACGGTTCCCGTCGACTCGGACGGGTTGCGCGTCGACCTGCTGTCCACTGCGGACTGCCGGGCGGTGCTCGTGACGGCGGCGCACCAGTTCCCTTTGGGTGTCGTGCTGCACCCTTCGCGTAGGCGCGCGCTGTTGGACTGGGCGCGCGCGTGCGACGGCGTGGTGGTGGAAGACGACTACGACGCCGAGCACCGCTACGACCGACCGGCGTTGGGCGCGATGCAGGCACTCGACCCGACCCGCGTGGTGTACCAGGGCAGCACGAGCAAGGTGCTCGCCCCCGCGCTGCGCCTGGGGTGGCTGGTGCTGCCGCCCGCGATGCGCGACATCGTGGTGGACCGCAAGCGGTTGGACGACCTGGGCACGGGGACGCTGCACCAGGCGGCGCTGGCCCGGCTGCTGAGCACCGGCGGGTACGACCGGCACCTGCGCCGCACGCGCCAGCTCTACCGGGCGCGGCGGGACGCGTTGCTCGAGGCGTTGCGGGCCGTGCTGCCGGAGTGGGAGCCGATCGGGGTGGCGGCCGGGCTGCACGTGGTCGTGCGGCTGCCGGCCGGGACGGACGACGTGGCGTTGCAGGACCGGCTGGCCCGCCGCGGGGTGAACGCGCCGGCGCTGGCCCGGTACGCGCGCACACCGACGTTCCCGGGGCTCGTGCTCGGGTACGCGGCGTTGACGCCGGACCGGCTGCGGGAGGCCGTCCGGGAGCTGCGCGCGGCCGCCTGACCGGTTTTTGTCGGTGCTCGGGTGCACCATGGTCAGCGTGTTGTTCACCGAAGTCGTCGAGACGTCCGCCGCGGTGGCGGCGACGCGCTCCCGCCTGGCCAAGGTCGCCGCCCTGGCCGGGCTGGTGCGCCGGATGAGCACGCCCGCGGTGGTGTCGTTCCTGGTCGGCGTGCCCAGCCAGGGCCGCATCGGCGCGGGCTGGCGCACCGTGTTCGACCTGGACGTGCCGCCCGCGCCGGAGCCGTCGCTGACGGTGTCCGATGTGGACGCGGCGCTGGGGTCGTTCGCCGCGATCGGAGGCAAGGGCTCGGCGGCCCGCCGGGTCGAGGCGCTGACGTCGCTGTTCGGCCGGGCCACGGCCGCAGAACAGGACTTCCTGCGCCGGTTGCTCACGGGTGAACTGCGTCAAGGTGCACTCGAAGGGGTGATGTTGGACGCGATCGCGCGGGCGGCCGACGTGCCCGGCGAGGTGGTGCGGCGGGCGTTCATGCTGTCGGGGTCGCTGCCGGGCACGGCGGTGGCCGCGATGAGCGGCGAGGAGGCGTTGGCGGCGTTCCGGCTGGAGGTGGGGCGGCCGGTGCGGCCGATGCTCGCGTCGCCGGCGGAGTCGCTGGACGCGGCGCTGGGCGAGCTGGGGTCGTGCGTGGTGGAGCACAAGCTGGACGGCGCGCGGATCCAGGTCCACCGGTCGGGTGACGAGGTGCGGATCTTCACGCGGACGTTGAGGGAGATCACCGGCACCGTGCCGGAGCTGGTGGAGCTGGTGCGGGCACTGCCGTGCACGTCGGTGGTGCTGGACGGGGAGACCCTGGCGCTGACCGACGAGGGCAAGCCCCGGCCGTTCCAGGAGACGATGAGCCGGTTCGGGGCGCAGGACGTGCGGGAGCTGCTGCTGAGCCCGTTCTTCTTCGACTGCCTGCACCTGGACGGCGTGGACCTGCTGGACGAGCCCTTGCGGGTGCGGCTGGACGCGGTGCGACGGGTGGCCGGGTCGCACGTCATCCCGGGGGTGGTGTCGCCCGGGTCGGCGGAGGAGGCGGCGCGCGTGCTGGCCGAGGCGCTGGCCGCCGGGCACGAGGGCGTGATGGTGAAGTCGCTGGAGTCGGTGTACGCGGCGGGGCGGCGGGGGCGGGCGTGGCAGAAGGTGAAGCCGGTGCACACGCTCGACCTCGTGGTGCTCGGGGTGGAGTGGGGCAGCGGTCGGCGGAGGGGGCTGCTGTCGAACCTGCACCTGGGCGCGCGGGACCCGGACGGCGGGCCGCCGATCATGGTCGGCAAGACCTTCAAGGGGTTGACCGACGAGTTGCTGGCCTGGCAGACACGTGAGCTGATGGCGATCGCGACGGAGAAGACGGACTGGGTGGTGGTGGTCCGGCCGGAGATGGTGATCGAGATCGAGCTGGACGGCGTCCAGGTGAGTCCCCGCTACCCGGGCGGCGTGGCGCTGCGCTTCGCCCGGGTGCTGCGCTACCGGCCGGACAAGGACGCGGGCGACGCGGACACGATCGACGCGGTCCGCGCCCTGTTGCCGCAGCGTGAACCCCCTGCCCCGAACACGATCGGGTGATCATGTCCCCGACATGTACGGAAACACCGTTACCGTCCCTCGGT is a window from the Saccharothrix saharensis genome containing:
- a CDS encoding DMT family transporter gives rise to the protein MGYGRTAIAAGAMSSVIVGASVPVTGLLQGYPLLTGQAMRYALGGVALLGWVWLRGGRLPVPRLRDWPALVGLVATGMLGFNACVLYAQRYAEPGFVAAVLGASPLVLALVAPLLAGRRPSGAAVVGAVAVVGGVVVLSGGGSWHGPGLLLAVLTMAGEASFTLFAVGVVRRLGGVAVATWCCLLAAAAGAVVGTAVGGWQVPTASEGVALVVLGVVVTAVAFGLWYFAVARLGADRAGVLIGLMPVAGLVASVVLGAQALTAVAAAGAVAVAVGCVVGLRGRAAGVDRPPLVEPEVQVARSER
- a CDS encoding PLP-dependent aminotransferase family protein, coding for MPANWTTFRELLLPAPNGRRGVESELRRAVRDGRLAPGTRLPSSRDLAAQLGVARGTVTSAYAQLIGEGYLTARRGSGTTVAAACTWPGATDTSTTEPPPKFRYDLKPGVPALSAFPRDEWLQAQKTALADLATDDLGYPDPAGFGPLRRELADYLGRVRAVAARPSEVVVTNGAAEGLSLLARVLLATGHRSVAIEEPSHFGPAEIFALHGLEVRTVPVDSDGLRVDLLSTADCRAVLVTAAHQFPLGVVLHPSRRRALLDWARACDGVVVEDDYDAEHRYDRPALGAMQALDPTRVVYQGSTSKVLAPALRLGWLVLPPAMRDIVVDRKRLDDLGTGTLHQAALARLLSTGGYDRHLRRTRQLYRARRDALLEALRAVLPEWEPIGVAAGLHVVVRLPAGTDDVALQDRLARRGVNAPALARYARTPTFPGLVLGYAALTPDRLREAVRELRAAA
- a CDS encoding ATP-dependent DNA ligase; this translates as MLFTEVVETSAAVAATRSRLAKVAALAGLVRRMSTPAVVSFLVGVPSQGRIGAGWRTVFDLDVPPAPEPSLTVSDVDAALGSFAAIGGKGSAARRVEALTSLFGRATAAEQDFLRRLLTGELRQGALEGVMLDAIARAADVPGEVVRRAFMLSGSLPGTAVAAMSGEEALAAFRLEVGRPVRPMLASPAESLDAALGELGSCVVEHKLDGARIQVHRSGDEVRIFTRTLREITGTVPELVELVRALPCTSVVLDGETLALTDEGKPRPFQETMSRFGAQDVRELLLSPFFFDCLHLDGVDLLDEPLRVRLDAVRRVAGSHVIPGVVSPGSAEEAARVLAEALAAGHEGVMVKSLESVYAAGRRGRAWQKVKPVHTLDLVVLGVEWGSGRRRGLLSNLHLGARDPDGGPPIMVGKTFKGLTDELLAWQTRELMAIATEKTDWVVVVRPEMVIEIELDGVQVSPRYPGGVALRFARVLRYRPDKDAGDADTIDAVRALLPQREPPAPNTIG